A single window of Deltaproteobacteria bacterium CG2_30_66_27 DNA harbors:
- a CDS encoding thiamine biosynthesis protein ThiS: MELTVNGETYEAKQAESVTALLEEMGIGGRAVVVVLNDEVIPASSRSTCGLREGDCVELFRLVGGG; this comes from the coding sequence CCGTCAACGGGGAGACGTACGAGGCGAAACAGGCCGAATCCGTGACGGCGCTGCTGGAGGAGATGGGCATCGGCGGACGGGCGGTGGTCGTCGTCCTGAACGATGAAGTGATCCCCGCTTCCTCCCGGAGCACATGCGGGCTGCGGGAGGGCGATTGCGTGGAGCTGTTCCGGCTCGTCGGCGGCGGGTGA